One window from the genome of Alkalihalobacillus sp. LMS6 encodes:
- a CDS encoding CoA transferase subunit A, whose product MNKVIDSLETVMNHIQDGQTLVVGGFGLCGIPEYLIAAVKTKGVKELTVVSNNCGVDDFGLGLLLEDKQIKKMVSSYVGENKQFEQQFLKEELEVELVPQGTLAERLRAGGAGIPAFYTATGVDTPVAEGKEEKTFDGKRYMMERGIVGDVALVKAWKADPFGNLVFRKTSRNFNPLVATAGKVTIVEVEELVGIGELDPDDIHLPGVYVQHVFVGDSYEKRIERRTVRTEEGA is encoded by the coding sequence ATGAATAAAGTCATTGATTCTTTAGAAACCGTCATGAACCACATTCAAGATGGGCAAACACTGGTTGTTGGTGGATTTGGTTTATGTGGCATTCCTGAATATTTAATTGCAGCAGTAAAAACAAAAGGGGTTAAAGAGTTAACGGTCGTCAGCAACAATTGTGGGGTAGACGATTTTGGATTAGGATTACTGCTTGAAGATAAGCAGATTAAGAAAATGGTTTCGTCTTATGTAGGCGAAAATAAACAATTTGAACAACAATTTTTAAAGGAAGAGCTTGAAGTTGAACTTGTACCCCAAGGGACGCTGGCTGAGCGATTGCGTGCAGGTGGGGCAGGTATTCCTGCATTTTACACGGCAACAGGAGTGGATACACCGGTTGCGGAAGGGAAAGAAGAGAAAACGTTTGATGGGAAACGGTACATGATGGAACGGGGCATTGTTGGAGATGTGGCTTTAGTAAAAGCTTGGAAAGCAGATCCGTTTGGCAACCTTGTTTTTCGAAAAACATCACGTAACTTTAACCCGTTAGTGGCGACAGCGGGAAAAGTGACAATTGTTGAAGTCGAAGAACTTGTTGGTATAGGGGAACTGGATCCAGATGACATTCATCTCCCAGGTGTCTACGTGCAGCATGTATTCGTTGGTGATTCCTACGAAAAACGTATTGAACGACGTACAGTACGAACCGAGGAGGGCGCATAA
- a CDS encoding UbiD family decarboxylase has protein sequence MYQSLEECVLDLEKHGHLVRIKEEVDPYLEMASIQRRAYKEGGPAILFENVKGSKYPAVANLFGSIERSKFMFRKNWDSVQDIIALRDDPMQAVKSPFKNIGNGLSALAALPMRKPGLNGSKLEEIALTDIPFIQSWPDDGGSFITLPQVYTEDPDKPGMMSANLGMYRVQLDGNEYEVGKEVGLHYQIQRGIGVHQSKAVKRGEPLKVSIFIGGPPAHTLSAVMPLPEGLSEMLFAGLLANRRFRYGYVDGYCISHDADFVITGEIYPDETKPEGPFGDHLGYYSLTHEFPVMKVHKVYGRKGAIYPFTVVGRPPQEDTSFGALIHEITGDAVTQELPGVKEVHAVDAAGVHPLLFAIGSERYTPYEKVKEPTELLTIANRILGFGQLSLAKYLFLTAEDEEPIHTHDEAAFIQYILERIDLKRDLHFQTNSTIDTLDYSGTGLNRGSKVTFAAYGDVKRDLCKQVPNGMKQVKGIQDANLVMPGVVAIELTTDFEEYESVEEEMKQLANGLSEVNVERSPLIVVCDDSEFLSESLENFLWATFTRSNPSHDIHGVNAFIKHKHWGCDAVIIDARLKPHHAPPLVEDQDVETRVDHFFEEGGVLAAKKEEVGEV, from the coding sequence ATGTATCAAAGTTTAGAAGAATGCGTGCTTGATCTAGAAAAACATGGCCACCTTGTGCGAATTAAAGAAGAGGTAGATCCTTATCTAGAGATGGCTTCCATTCAACGTAGAGCGTACAAAGAAGGCGGACCAGCAATCCTATTTGAGAATGTAAAAGGCTCAAAATATCCTGCGGTCGCAAATCTTTTTGGCTCCATTGAACGAAGTAAATTTATGTTTCGAAAAAACTGGGATTCAGTGCAAGACATTATTGCGCTTCGGGATGATCCGATGCAAGCGGTCAAAAGCCCGTTTAAAAACATCGGCAATGGCTTATCAGCCTTAGCGGCGTTGCCAATGAGAAAGCCAGGCTTAAATGGTTCGAAATTAGAAGAGATTGCGCTAACAGACATTCCATTTATTCAATCGTGGCCAGATGATGGTGGTTCATTTATTACATTGCCACAAGTGTATACAGAAGACCCGGACAAGCCAGGGATGATGTCTGCCAACTTAGGTATGTACAGGGTTCAGCTCGATGGGAATGAGTATGAGGTTGGAAAAGAAGTTGGATTGCATTATCAAATTCAACGTGGAATTGGTGTTCATCAATCGAAAGCGGTAAAGCGTGGGGAGCCTTTGAAAGTGAGCATTTTTATTGGTGGGCCGCCAGCTCATACGCTGTCTGCGGTTATGCCATTACCAGAAGGGCTTAGTGAAATGTTGTTTGCTGGACTGCTCGCAAATCGACGCTTTCGCTATGGTTACGTTGATGGCTACTGCATTAGCCATGATGCCGACTTTGTAATTACAGGTGAAATTTATCCGGATGAAACGAAGCCAGAAGGACCATTCGGCGATCACTTAGGCTACTATAGCTTAACGCATGAGTTTCCGGTTATGAAGGTTCACAAAGTTTATGGAAGAAAAGGCGCGATCTATCCTTTTACTGTCGTAGGACGTCCGCCGCAAGAAGATACGAGCTTTGGTGCGTTAATTCATGAAATAACAGGGGATGCGGTAACGCAAGAGTTACCAGGCGTCAAAGAAGTACATGCGGTTGATGCTGCTGGTGTTCACCCGCTTCTTTTTGCTATTGGGAGTGAGCGTTATACTCCATATGAAAAGGTGAAAGAGCCTACCGAGTTACTAACTATTGCAAACCGTATTTTAGGTTTTGGCCAGTTAAGCTTAGCGAAGTATTTGTTTCTAACTGCAGAAGACGAAGAGCCGATTCATACACATGATGAAGCAGCGTTTATCCAATACATCTTAGAGCGCATTGATTTAAAGCGAGATCTTCACTTCCAAACGAACTCTACCATCGATACACTCGATTACAGCGGAACAGGCTTAAATCGGGGTAGTAAAGTGACCTTTGCCGCCTATGGTGATGTGAAACGGGATCTTTGTAAACAAGTGCCGAATGGAATGAAGCAGGTTAAAGGCATTCAAGATGCAAATCTTGTCATGCCAGGTGTTGTTGCTATAGAGCTTACAACTGATTTTGAAGAGTATGAGTCGGTTGAAGAAGAAATGAAGCAATTAGCAAATGGATTGAGTGAAGTAAATGTTGAGCGAAGCCCACTCATTGTGGTGTGTGATGACAGTGAATTTCTTAGTGAATCATTGGAGAATTTCTTATGGGCAACATTCACAAGAAGCAACCCGTCTCATGATATTCACGGTGTCAATGCGTTCATCAAACATAAACATTGGGGTTGTGATGCAGTCATCATTGATGCGCGGTTAAAACCGCACCACGCACCGCCGTTAGTAGAGGATCAAGATGTAGAAACACGTGTGGATCATTTCTTTGAAGAAGGCGGCGTACTTGCTGCTAAGAAAGAAGAAGTGGGAGAAGTATAG
- a CDS encoding ABC transporter permease, producing the protein MSNALALKNLKKHAGTYAMYFFSISFSVAIYFAFVTLRYAPAMETVEDTMRGTAGIGIASVLLFFIIAFFLLYANNLMMKRRSQELGLLQLIGMTKQRIFRLVQVEILYLYLIALVIGITAGFLMSKLVTMILLNIIGVEEVVSLHFSGTAFLQTLLVFIGIYLFVMLTNGFFLRRRTILQLFHFRKRTEIVVKKLSVWEVIIGILGILLIGSGYYVSTILFSETIASTAGTLFIGMGYTLGAVILGTYLSYRGSVSFLAKLARKKQAGYMTVTKVLSLSSIMFRMKSSAMLLTIITTVSALAIGLLSLSYISYYSAEENAQFNSPNHFGFIDEQDRTDLIHFLDGEQIAYELKETEVKEIYADVDDLFVHENDSFFVDTEAMLLPMISDKDVEGVFVQAGDVFFTPMAPVLEVVMELNDSGTISIHTPEDQIDLTFIGEGDEPVVNYILTVGGLPALIVADEVYQKLETESEPRTEYAVNIADSSELEEANNWFMDNTESFNELAISQLESEQSQKQQMGLTMFIVGFLGFAFLFTSGCILYIKQMDESEADQPDYTILRKIGFTKKDLLKGLKVRQLYNFGIPLLIGLLHSYFAVRSGWFIFGNEMHIPMLLVMTVYTALYSVFAILSVAHSKKIINQSL; encoded by the coding sequence ATGAGTAATGCACTAGCCCTTAAAAACTTAAAAAAACATGCAGGCACTTACGCGATGTACTTCTTCTCGATTAGTTTTAGTGTGGCGATTTATTTTGCATTTGTCACTTTGCGGTACGCGCCGGCAATGGAAACCGTTGAAGACACGATGCGTGGTACAGCTGGTATTGGCATAGCTTCTGTACTGTTATTTTTCATCATTGCGTTTTTCCTGCTGTATGCAAATAACCTCATGATGAAGCGCCGAAGTCAGGAGCTGGGGCTACTACAATTAATCGGGATGACGAAGCAACGTATTTTTCGTCTTGTGCAGGTAGAGATTCTGTACCTTTACCTCATTGCTCTTGTTATAGGCATTACAGCTGGTTTTTTAATGTCAAAGTTAGTGACGATGATTTTATTAAACATCATCGGTGTAGAAGAAGTGGTTTCGCTTCATTTTTCTGGTACCGCTTTTCTCCAGACGTTGCTGGTGTTTATAGGAATCTACTTGTTTGTGATGCTGACGAATGGCTTTTTCTTGAGACGTCGTACTATACTACAGCTGTTTCATTTTCGAAAGCGTACTGAAATTGTAGTAAAGAAGTTGAGTGTCTGGGAAGTGATTATTGGCATCTTAGGCATTCTTCTTATTGGAAGTGGTTATTACGTTTCAACCATTCTTTTTAGTGAGACTATTGCAAGTACTGCAGGAACATTATTTATAGGCATGGGCTACACGCTAGGTGCCGTTATTTTAGGAACGTATCTATCTTATCGAGGTTCCGTTTCCTTCTTGGCAAAACTTGCTCGCAAAAAGCAAGCAGGGTATATGACCGTCACAAAAGTCTTGTCTCTCTCGTCGATTATGTTTCGAATGAAATCGAGTGCAATGTTGCTAACGATTATTACAACGGTTTCTGCACTAGCAATTGGTTTACTATCGTTGAGCTATATTTCCTACTATTCCGCAGAAGAAAATGCTCAATTTAATTCGCCAAATCATTTTGGTTTTATAGATGAGCAAGATCGAACGGACCTTATCCATTTTCTAGATGGAGAACAAATCGCGTATGAGTTAAAAGAAACCGAAGTAAAAGAAATTTATGCCGATGTAGACGATCTTTTTGTTCACGAGAATGATTCTTTTTTCGTTGATACGGAAGCAATGCTCCTCCCTATGATAAGTGACAAGGATGTAGAAGGAGTATTTGTACAAGCTGGGGATGTATTTTTTACACCGATGGCGCCGGTTTTAGAAGTTGTCATGGAGCTTAATGATAGCGGCACGATCTCCATTCATACGCCTGAAGATCAAATTGATTTGACGTTTATTGGGGAAGGCGACGAGCCAGTTGTTAACTATATCTTAACAGTCGGTGGGTTACCTGCACTAATTGTGGCAGATGAGGTTTATCAAAAATTAGAAACGGAATCAGAACCGCGAACTGAATACGCCGTAAATATCGCAGATTCATCTGAATTGGAAGAAGCAAACAACTGGTTTATGGATAACACTGAATCATTTAATGAGTTAGCCATATCGCAGCTAGAAAGCGAACAGTCACAAAAACAACAAATGGGGCTAACCATGTTCATCGTAGGGTTTCTTGGCTTTGCGTTTTTATTTACCTCAGGCTGTATCCTTTATATTAAACAAATGGATGAAAGTGAAGCAGATCAACCAGATTATACGATCTTACGCAAGATTGGCTTTACGAAAAAAGACTTGCTAAAAGGCCTAAAGGTACGCCAACTTTATAATTTCGGGATTCCGTTATTAATCGGTTTATTGCATAGTTATTTTGCCGTACGTTCGGGATGGTTTATTTTTGGAAACGAGATGCACATTCCAATGCTTCTCGTTATGACTGTGTACACCGCGCTCTATTCCGTGTTTGCCATTCTTTCTGTTGCACATTCAAAGAAAATCATCAATCAATCGTTATAA
- a CDS encoding ring-cleaving dioxygenase, translating into MNHLKGVHHVTAITSSAEKNYEFFTYTLGMRLVKKTVNQDDIQTYHLFFADDKGNAGTDMTFFDFPGIPKGSHGTDEIFKTSFRVPTDEAIDYWEKRFDRLNVKHTGVKEEFGKKTLSFVDFDDQQYQLISDEHNKGVAAGVPWQDGPVPLEYAITGLGPIFVRVANVDFFKQVLENALFFKEIAHEGSRFLYEVGEGGNGAQIVVEHNSILPRAQQGYGTVHHAAFRVEDRAVLDEWTKHLESLGFQTSGYVNRHFFESLYARVSPQVLFEFATDGPGFMGDEPYETLGEKLSLPPFLEAQREQIESAVRPIDTVRSTKTIEKEYE; encoded by the coding sequence ATGAATCATTTAAAAGGTGTTCACCACGTAACAGCAATTACAAGTAGTGCAGAAAAGAACTATGAGTTTTTCACTTATACTCTTGGTATGAGACTAGTGAAAAAGACAGTCAACCAAGATGATATTCAAACGTACCATTTGTTTTTTGCGGATGATAAAGGAAATGCAGGAACGGATATGACGTTCTTTGATTTCCCTGGTATTCCTAAAGGGTCACACGGAACAGACGAAATCTTTAAGACATCATTTCGAGTACCCACGGATGAAGCAATTGATTACTGGGAAAAGCGTTTTGATCGGTTAAATGTTAAGCACACAGGTGTAAAAGAAGAATTTGGAAAGAAAACTCTTTCGTTTGTAGATTTTGACGATCAGCAGTATCAATTGATTTCTGATGAACACAACAAAGGCGTCGCGGCTGGTGTACCTTGGCAAGATGGTCCAGTTCCCTTGGAGTATGCGATTACAGGACTTGGCCCCATTTTTGTTCGAGTTGCGAACGTAGATTTCTTTAAACAAGTGCTTGAAAATGCGCTTTTCTTCAAAGAAATAGCGCATGAAGGTTCTCGGTTCTTATATGAAGTTGGAGAAGGCGGAAACGGTGCACAAATTGTTGTCGAACATAATTCCATTCTGCCTCGTGCGCAACAAGGTTATGGCACTGTTCACCACGCTGCATTCCGAGTAGAAGACCGTGCTGTACTTGATGAGTGGACGAAGCATCTTGAATCTCTTGGCTTCCAAACATCTGGTTATGTGAACCGTCATTTCTTTGAGTCACTGTATGCGCGCGTTTCTCCGCAAGTATTATTTGAATTTGCTACAGATGGTCCTGGGTTTATGGGAGATGAGCCTTACGAAACTCTTGGTGAAAAACTATCGCTCCCACCATTTCTTGAGGCGCAGCGAGAGCAAATCGAAAGTGCCGTTCGACCAATCGATACGGTTCGAAGCACGAAAACGATTGAAAAAGAATACGAATAA
- a CDS encoding 3-oxoacid CoA-transferase subunit B, whose protein sequence is MKDTRKRILERAVKEVQDGMCVNLGIGMPTLIANLIPEDVNVMLQSENGLLGIGRYPSEEEVDPDLINAGKETVTAKKGASYFDSAESFAMIRGGHIDLAILGGMEVSETGDLANWMIPGKMVKGMGGAMDLVQGAKKTVVIMDHTNKYGESKVKKTCELPLTGKSVVDLLITDLAIFEFHDGKMTLLELQDGVSLDEVKKATEATFQMGIGV, encoded by the coding sequence ATGAAAGATACGAGAAAACGTATTTTAGAGCGAGCTGTGAAAGAAGTTCAAGATGGCATGTGTGTGAACCTTGGAATTGGGATGCCAACATTAATTGCGAATTTAATTCCAGAAGACGTCAATGTTATGCTCCAGTCTGAAAATGGCTTGCTCGGGATTGGACGTTATCCAAGCGAGGAAGAAGTAGATCCGGATTTAATTAATGCTGGAAAAGAAACCGTGACTGCTAAAAAAGGCGCTTCTTATTTTGATAGCGCTGAATCGTTTGCGATGATTCGCGGTGGCCACATTGATTTAGCGATTTTAGGCGGTATGGAAGTCTCTGAGACAGGCGATCTCGCGAACTGGATGATTCCTGGGAAAATGGTGAAAGGAATGGGCGGGGCGATGGACCTTGTTCAAGGCGCGAAGAAGACGGTTGTGATTATGGATCATACGAATAAATATGGCGAGTCAAAAGTAAAGAAAACGTGTGAACTTCCACTAACTGGGAAGAGCGTTGTAGATTTATTAATTACAGATTTAGCGATCTTTGAATTTCATGATGGCAAGATGACCTTGTTGGAATTACAAGACGGTGTGTCGCTTGATGAGGTGAAAAAAGCAACAGAAGCAACGTTTCAAATGGGGATCGGCGTTTAA
- a CDS encoding sensor histidine kinase, which produces MKRRFMKERAAWIAFIFFLHGFILFIAAIDQSLDVEHIGYPLLLSSILFVFFIVYRYYKESRFYQQLEQYDQHEQLSDLPDGQSPFETMVETAFEEQRNHLFQKYMIHRQQVDNDKDEMMAWIHEVKTPLTTMGLIIDRLEEKEANTALHLEWLRIHLLLDQQLYQKRMDFIENDLYLDKVELESVFHQEIRTFQQWCMQKGIGIELELKEPFVYSDAKWLAFLIRQVLSNAVKYSHSGDIFISSQTHNGQIELVVKDEGKGIAEQDLSRIFEKGFTSTTFHHEQAASGMGLYFAKKVADGLAIQLTVQSTLEKGTMVTMLFPRKNDFMSLTSM; this is translated from the coding sequence ATGAAAAGACGTTTTATGAAAGAAAGGGCCGCGTGGATTGCCTTTATCTTCTTTCTGCATGGATTTATTTTGTTTATTGCAGCTATCGATCAAAGTTTAGATGTTGAGCATATTGGCTACCCGTTACTACTTTCGTCTATTTTATTTGTCTTTTTTATCGTGTATCGCTATTATAAAGAATCACGATTTTACCAGCAGTTAGAACAGTACGATCAACATGAACAACTCTCCGATTTACCAGACGGTCAATCCCCCTTTGAAACGATGGTAGAAACCGCCTTTGAAGAACAACGAAACCATCTTTTTCAAAAATACATGATTCATCGTCAACAAGTAGACAACGATAAAGATGAGATGATGGCGTGGATTCATGAAGTCAAGACCCCATTAACAACAATGGGGCTGATCATTGATCGACTTGAAGAAAAAGAGGCGAATACTGCTCTTCATCTCGAATGGCTACGCATTCACCTTTTATTGGATCAACAACTTTATCAAAAGCGTATGGATTTTATTGAAAATGATCTTTATTTGGACAAAGTAGAGCTGGAGTCGGTGTTTCATCAAGAGATTCGTACGTTTCAGCAGTGGTGCATGCAAAAAGGGATTGGAATTGAGCTTGAGCTTAAAGAGCCTTTTGTATACAGCGATGCGAAATGGCTGGCTTTTCTCATTAGGCAAGTCCTTTCCAATGCAGTGAAGTATAGTCATTCTGGAGACATTTTCATATCATCTCAAACGCACAACGGACAAATTGAGCTAGTGGTAAAAGATGAAGGCAAGGGAATTGCGGAGCAGGACTTATCACGTATTTTTGAAAAAGGATTTACCTCGACAACATTTCATCATGAGCAAGCTGCAAGTGGGATGGGCCTTTATTTTGCAAAGAAAGTGGCAGATGGACTTGCGATTCAATTGACGGTTCAATCAACACTTGAAAAAGGAACGATGGTAACAATGTTGTTCCCTCGAAAAAATGATTTTATGTCGCTTACAAGCATGTGA
- a CDS encoding response regulator transcription factor — MAAILLIEDDQALFGEIKQQLKQWDYRVYGIDDWNQVMETYTKVEPDLVLIDIQLPKYDGFHWCRMIRTHSTIPILFLSSREHPMDQVMSMQLGADDYIQKPFHFDVLIAKIQATLRRVYNYNSEQKHAFLIWHGATINVENNTVFTKESKIELTKNEMFILKHLVSKKNQIVSRDDLIRELWDDKRFVSDNTLTVNVNRLRKQLGALGLGSYIETKVGQGYVATEGEA; from the coding sequence ATGGCCGCAATTTTATTAATTGAAGATGATCAAGCACTTTTTGGTGAAATAAAACAACAATTAAAGCAGTGGGATTATCGTGTCTATGGGATTGATGATTGGAATCAAGTAATGGAGACATATACGAAGGTGGAACCTGACCTCGTTTTAATTGATATTCAACTCCCAAAATATGATGGGTTTCACTGGTGTCGTATGATTCGGACCCATTCAACAATTCCGATCTTATTCTTATCTTCAAGGGAACATCCAATGGATCAAGTGATGTCCATGCAGCTTGGGGCAGATGATTATATTCAAAAACCATTTCATTTCGATGTTTTAATTGCCAAAATTCAAGCAACCTTACGACGCGTCTATAACTATAATAGCGAACAAAAACATGCCTTTCTTATTTGGCATGGAGCAACGATAAATGTTGAAAATAATACTGTTTTTACTAAAGAAAGCAAGATTGAGTTAACAAAGAATGAAATGTTTATTCTGAAGCATTTAGTTTCAAAGAAAAACCAAATCGTTTCGCGAGACGATCTAATCCGTGAACTTTGGGACGATAAGCGTTTTGTTAGCGACAATACATTAACTGTAAACGTTAACCGACTACGTAAACAGCTAGGAGCATTAGGTTTAGGGAGCTATATTGAAACGAAAGTCGGACAAGGGTACGTAGCAACCGAAGGAGAGGCGTGA
- a CDS encoding ABC transporter ATP-binding protein, translating to MEILHANKLSKSYGNKWNKQEVLKKIDLRIYEGEFVSIMGASGSGKTTLLNVLSTIDRASGGSILANGMELTGMKEKHLAEFRKKELGFIFQEYNLLDSLTVKENIILPLTVQKVNKKEATDRFETIAKQLGIEELAQKYPNELSGGQKQRTSAARAFIHEPSIIFADEPTGALDSKAASSLLEKLSQLNEERKATIMMVTHDPAAASYGSSVVFIKDGEIFTRLTKGGQSKKAFFKDILQTQAVLGGVHDE from the coding sequence GTGGAAATTCTACATGCAAATAAGTTATCGAAAAGCTACGGGAATAAGTGGAATAAACAAGAAGTATTAAAGAAGATCGACCTGCGCATTTACGAAGGTGAATTTGTCAGCATTATGGGTGCATCAGGTTCTGGAAAGACGACGTTGCTCAACGTATTGTCGACAATCGATCGGGCAAGTGGCGGATCGATTTTAGCCAACGGAATGGAACTTACAGGCATGAAGGAAAAACATCTAGCCGAGTTCAGAAAAAAAGAACTAGGATTTATTTTTCAAGAATATAACTTACTTGATTCTTTGACAGTAAAGGAAAACATCATACTACCGTTAACTGTACAAAAGGTGAATAAAAAAGAAGCAACGGATCGGTTTGAAACGATCGCCAAGCAACTTGGCATTGAAGAATTAGCACAAAAATATCCGAATGAACTGTCAGGAGGACAGAAACAACGAACATCGGCGGCGAGAGCTTTTATCCACGAACCAAGCATCATTTTTGCCGATGAACCGACTGGCGCACTTGATTCAAAAGCAGCCTCTAGCTTGTTGGAAAAGTTAAGTCAGCTCAATGAAGAGCGCAAGGCAACCATTATGATGGTCACCCATGATCCGGCTGCAGCAAGTTATGGATCAAGTGTCGTGTTCATTAAAGACGGTGAAATTTTTACGAGATTAACAAAAGGTGGGCAATCAAAAAAGGCATTTTTTAAAGACATATTACAAACACAAGCGGTGCTAGGTGGGGTTCACGATGAGTAA